The sequence below is a genomic window from Halolamina litorea.
TCGGTGCGGAGGAGCGCCGCGTAGTCGGGCGCACGTCGAGCAACACGACCTCCCGGGCCGCCCGCTCCTGTCTGAACTCCGTGGTGACCAGTTCGCCGGATTTGGCGTACTGGCGCCAGTTGACACGGTTCCGCGCGTCACCCGGCCGGTACTCCCGGGTCGAGTGGAACTCCAGGCCCTCGCCGCCCTGGTCGCTCTGTGTGACACCGGTCCGGAGCCGTGTGGCCCGATCCAGCCCGGCGAGTGCGGCGGGGTCGGTACAGTCGATGGAGTCGGCACCGGCGACCGTCGCCGACAGCGTGGCGGCGTCCGTGCCCAGCAGCGAGCGAACGATCAGCCGCGCGTCGCCGAACCCGAAGTCCCCGCGCTTTGCGATCACGCTGTAAGAGAACGTCCCGGTCGAGCCGGGGCGTAGCGCCATCGACGCGCGGGGGGAGCCTTCGACCACCGCGAGTTCCTCGGGGACGCCGTCGACGACCCGGAGGTCGGTCAGTACCGTCTCGCCCGTGTTGGTGACCGAAACGGTCACTTCGACCGGATCGCCGGGCGTGAGTCGCCGCTCGTCGACGCGGCGCTCGACATCGACGGACAGTCCGGTGGGGAGCGTCGAGAGCGCGGCGTAGCCGACGTAGGCGAACGGCACCGCCGCTCCCGCGAGCAGCGTCGCCTCCCCGTAGAACACCCCCAAGCTGACCAGGAAGAAGCCGGCCACGAGCCAGACGCTCCAGGGGGCGACGCGCCGGACCCGGCGAAACATCCGCAGGGAACTCCCCGACTCGTTCGACGGGCCTGCAACGTCGTCCACCGGCTCAGCCGCGGTCTCGTCCTCGGTTTCGGGGGGCTGATCGTCGTCCGGTTCCGCCGTCTTCGGCCGTTGGGTTGCCTCACTCATCGGTTGTCACCCCATCCGTCTCCTCGTCCGCTTCGACCGGCATCCGCGTGGCCGCGTCGGGCGCCGCCGCGAGTTCGCCGACGGCGTCGATGCTGCGGACGACCCGCCGACGCCCCTCGCTGGCCCCGTCGAGCCAGCCCCGGAGGCGCGCCAGCAGCGGCACCGGCGCGTCCGATCCGAGGAACCCCGCGGCGAGTTCGTCGTCGGTCCACGCACCCTGCGCGATCCGGCGCTGGGCACGCTCCGGGGACTCGCCGGCGGTCTGGAGCGCCGCCACGGCCGTCTTCGATAGCCCGCGCCGCCGTGCCCGGGCGTCCTCCAGCGACTCGATGTCCTCGATCGAACGGTCGGCGCCGGCGCCGGTGACCGTCGCGGGATCGACGCTCACGGATTCGGGCGGCCGGTCGCCGTCCTCGACCAACACCGGTTCGGGGTCGCCGCCGCCCGACAGCTTCCGGATCATACCCACGAACAGCGACATCGCCGCCACGACGCCGACCACGACGAAGAGGGTCTGTTCGGTGTCGAACTCCTCGATCAGGTCGACCGCCGGTGCGAGCGCGGCCTCGGCGGGGCCGGTTACCCCGGGAGCGAACACCAGCGCCGCTGCCACGCCCAGCGCCGCCAACAGCGCGAGCGTGATCAGCGCCCGCCCGAGCCATCGGAGCGCGCTCACGCGGTCCCACCTCCGTTCGCGTCGTCGGGGGCCGGATCGGCGGCCCCGTCGTCGGCACCGCCACCCGAGGACGCGTCGAGGGCGTCGACGGCCGACTCGGCGGCGTCCCGCTGAGTAGCGGGGTCGGCCCCGCCGTAGGACACCTCCCGGTAGGCGTCACGCAGTCGCTCGACCGGGCCAGCGGGGAGGTTCGCGTCGTCGACGGCGAAGCGAGCCACTTCGCCGGGAGTCAGCGTCCGTACCCTGCCCAGCGGCAACAGCGAGAGGAACCGCTGCCACGCCCGGCGAACCCGCTCGCGGGCCGCGGCGGTCTCCGGATCCTCGTCGGCCGTCGCCGCCGTGTCCGACGCCTCGTCGGTTTCGGCGTCGTCTGGTCGGGGGTTTCGGACCCAGTCGAGGAGTCGCTCGGGCAGCGAACTGATCGCCGCAGCGACCGACACCGCCCACGCCGTGAGGGCGGCGACGATGGCCGACCCGACCTGTCCGGGCGTCTTGGTCCGCGCGTAGAGTTCGGCGGCGAGTTCCGTCAGTCGGTCGGCGGCGTTCCGGAGCGCGGTCACCGCGGCGTCGACGCCGCGACTCAGCGCGTCCGAGAGCGAGACGACGCTCATCAGGATCAGCTGATACCCCTGGCGGATGCTGTCGCCCATCCGGCCGAGCAGGCCCCGGGGCGTCACCCCGCGGTAGTACGCGACGCCGAAGACGGCGGCGATGGCCGCGAGGAGGGCGGCGAGCAGGCGGCCGAGCGTCCCGTAGAGACCGTCGATGGTGACGGAAGCACGTTGGCCGTGGGCCGTGACCGCGAGCGTGACCGAGTCAGCGGGCGGGAGTCGAGCAAGCGCGGTGCCGTTCGCCCCGGTCGTCCCGGCCACTTCGCCGTCGATGGAGACGGTGCCGTTCGACAGCGGCTGGTCGCCCAGCGTCGCGTTGAGCGTTACCGGCGCGAACGGAATCGTCGCCGGCCAGCCGACGCTGTAGTTCAGCGCCAGTTCCCGAATCGAGACCGTCTCGCTCCCGCTGACGCTCCCGCGGCTGATGGCGTACTCGTACTCGCCCGGGTCGCTCGGCAGCCTGACGGTCAACTGCCCGCGGTCGCCCGTGCGGCCGATCTGCTCGCCGTTGCGCGTGACGACGGCGTCGCGGACCGGCACGTCGTCGATAGTGGCGACCAGCGTCACTTCGGCGTCGCTCCGGACTGTCCCGACGAACGAGACGGTGGCGTTCGTGTTCAGGGTAAAACTCGTGTTCTCGTCGGTCTG
It includes:
- a CDS encoding DUF7269 family protein, encoding MSALRWLGRALITLALLAALGVAAALVFAPGVTGPAEAALAPAVDLIEEFDTEQTLFVVVGVVAAMSLFVGMIRKLSGGGDPEPVLVEDGDRPPESVSVDPATVTGAGADRSIEDIESLEDARARRRGLSKTAVAALQTAGESPERAQRRIAQGAWTDDELAAGFLGSDAPVPLLARLRGWLDGASEGRRRVVRSIDAVGELAAAPDAATRMPVEADEETDGVTTDE
- a CDS encoding DUF58 domain-containing protein, coding for MSEATQRPKTAEPDDDQPPETEDETAAEPVDDVAGPSNESGSSLRMFRRVRRVAPWSVWLVAGFFLVSLGVFYGEATLLAGAAVPFAYVGYAALSTLPTGLSVDVERRVDERRLTPGDPVEVTVSVTNTGETVLTDLRVVDGVPEELAVVEGSPRASMALRPGSTGTFSYSVIAKRGDFGFGDARLIVRSLLGTDAATLSATVAGADSIDCTDPAALAGLDRATRLRTGVTQSDQGGEGLEFHSTREYRPGDARNRVNWRQYAKSGELVTTEFRQERAAREVVLLDVRPTTRRSSAPTHPTGAEYAAYAAEAAVERYRSLGHRVSLAVLGVDAADVDVSVRTAGDALWIEDAASEAGRRAADATFTAAADAAAVRTPGRGPGESLTERRTTEPKGVSGLIAQFPDRAELLVVSPLVDRAPLSYAKRAAVVGNTPTLLSPDPTGDRTPGGRLSGARRDVRLREARGVCDRVIDWPADRSLSAVAAAVDGGGH